Proteins from a single region of Flaviflexus salsibiostraticola:
- a CDS encoding tripartite tricarboxylate transporter substrate binding protein, which translates to MQFPKARSASLVALVAISMGLAACSDDADDATADAGAEDGAHVCDVAPDYPSGPIELIVPWSAGGGTDQVARSLGNELSDALGVQVNVVNRTGGGGVVGHSAMADADNNGRSMGLVTAEIGMMHWQGLTDLNAEDLQAVSQVNADQAAVTVSADSEFETVDDLLAYIEENPGELTSSGTAQGGIGHLAMLGMLMGSDLPTDSVVWVPSDGAAPALQELVSGGVDFIVTSSIGEVRTMLEAGEVKTLAIMADEPDANYPEVPLLKDSDNDYVGGTWRGIVVPSGTDEKIVEELDCYIADIVKGEAFEEVMSATGFSIIYRGTDDFTQFMADYDASMGEIMGEAGLTD; encoded by the coding sequence ATGCAATTTCCAAAAGCTAGGTCGGCGAGCCTTGTGGCTCTGGTCGCAATTTCAATGGGACTCGCGGCCTGTAGTGACGATGCTGACGACGCGACGGCTGATGCAGGAGCTGAAGACGGCGCGCACGTCTGCGATGTTGCCCCCGATTATCCCAGCGGCCCAATTGAGCTGATCGTCCCCTGGTCAGCAGGCGGCGGTACGGATCAGGTGGCCCGTTCTCTGGGAAACGAGCTGTCTGACGCGCTCGGCGTACAGGTGAACGTTGTGAACCGCACCGGTGGTGGTGGCGTCGTCGGTCACTCGGCGATGGCCGATGCAGACAACAATGGTAGGTCGATGGGTCTTGTGACCGCAGAGATAGGAATGATGCATTGGCAGGGCTTGACTGACCTGAACGCTGAGGACCTCCAGGCTGTTTCACAGGTCAATGCGGATCAGGCAGCCGTCACGGTTTCCGCCGATTCCGAGTTCGAGACCGTCGATGACCTTCTCGCTTACATCGAGGAGAACCCCGGCGAGCTCACGTCCTCCGGCACCGCTCAAGGCGGAATCGGCCACCTCGCAATGCTGGGCATGCTGATGGGATCCGACCTGCCGACCGACTCAGTCGTCTGGGTTCCGTCCGATGGCGCAGCTCCCGCACTGCAGGAACTTGTCTCCGGTGGCGTCGATTTCATCGTGACATCATCGATCGGTGAGGTTCGGACCATGCTCGAGGCCGGCGAGGTCAAAACACTCGCAATCATGGCCGATGAGCCGGATGCCAACTACCCCGAAGTTCCGCTCCTGAAGGACTCGGACAATGACTACGTCGGAGGCACGTGGCGAGGCATCGTCGTTCCATCAGGTACTGACGAGAAGATCGTCGAAGAACTCGATTGCTATATCGCAGATATCGTCAAGGGCGAGGCATTCGAAGAGGTTATGTCGGCGACAGGTTTCTCCATCATTTACAGGGGAACCGACGACTTCACGCAGTTCATGGCTGATTATGATGCGTCGATGGGCGAGATCATGGGCGAAGCGGGTCTGACCGACTAG
- a CDS encoding IS481 family transposase, whose product MSHANAALTPRARLTVARLVVDQQVPIAEVAARFQCSWPTVKRWADRYRSGESMQDRSSRPKTSPHQTPLKIRRRIVSLRLRLREGPVQLAVRVGLAPSTVHQILRHCRLNRLAHVDRATGEPVRRYEHPHPGSMIHVDVKKLGNIPDGGGWRFVGRQQGGRNRIATPDKARNHHHNPKMGHAFVHTVIDDYSRVAYAEVHNDETALTAVGVLERATAWFNTRGVTVERVLSDNGPAYRSILWRETCARLKITAKRTRPYRPQTNGKIERFHRTLADGWGYARCYTSETERRDALPGWLHHYNHHRPHTACDRLAPITRLTNLPGQYS is encoded by the coding sequence ATGTCCCACGCTAATGCAGCCCTGACCCCTCGCGCCCGTTTGACCGTCGCCCGGCTCGTCGTCGACCAGCAGGTGCCGATTGCCGAGGTCGCGGCTCGGTTCCAATGCTCCTGGCCGACGGTCAAACGCTGGGCCGACCGCTACAGGTCTGGTGAGTCCATGCAGGACCGTTCCTCTCGCCCGAAGACCTCGCCCCACCAGACCCCGTTGAAGATCAGAAGACGAATCGTGAGCCTGCGGCTGCGGCTACGGGAAGGACCGGTCCAGCTGGCCGTCCGGGTCGGGCTGGCACCCTCGACCGTTCATCAGATCCTGCGCCACTGCCGACTGAACAGACTCGCTCACGTAGACCGCGCCACCGGGGAGCCGGTGCGCCGCTATGAACACCCCCACCCCGGCTCGATGATTCACGTCGATGTGAAAAAGCTCGGCAACATCCCCGACGGCGGCGGCTGGCGCTTCGTCGGTCGCCAACAGGGAGGCCGCAACCGCATAGCAACGCCGGACAAGGCCCGCAACCACCACCACAACCCGAAGATGGGCCACGCCTTCGTCCACACCGTCATCGATGACTACTCTCGCGTCGCCTACGCCGAAGTCCACAATGATGAAACCGCTCTCACTGCCGTCGGGGTGTTGGAGCGGGCCACAGCCTGGTTCAACACCCGAGGCGTCACCGTCGAAAGAGTGCTCTCCGACAACGGTCCGGCCTACCGCTCGATATTATGGCGCGAAACCTGCGCCAGGCTGAAGATCACAGCAAAACGGACCCGCCCGTACCGACCCCAGACCAACGGGAAGATCGAGCGCTTCCACCGCACCCTGGCAGACGGGTGGGGCTACGCCCGCTGCTACACCTCAGAAACCGAGCGACGAGACGCCCTACCAGGATGGCTGCATCACTATAATCATCACCGACCCCACACAGCCTGCGACAGGCTCGCCCCAATCACCCGCTTAACCAACCTCCCCGGACAGTACAGCTAG
- a CDS encoding LysR family transcriptional regulator: MSKLHRTDWLETFVAVADHLSFSRAAYSLHCSQSRVSVHVSELEKIVGHRLIDRSRHPIELTDAGVIFLDHARRIIRDIDGAVAELEQLNDTVRGRFTVGTVPSISAMFLPHVLRRMKELHPLVRVDVTERTTEELLGNLLDGTVDIAIRCDSSVSASEGSSVEPLWGEPIVAVFPIDHLMAGTTASVRPDELNKYELGTTGAPGIGIDTDMRARFERWGIEAPQANYFTEQPQTLLNMAKAGILTPVINLLAFESCNNEGLVYRVINDELAARRVFLQWNPARAFTPAVSAFIDVMYSLPKPHGTVPITHSDL; encoded by the coding sequence ATGTCGAAGCTCCATAGAACGGACTGGCTCGAAACCTTCGTCGCAGTCGCGGACCACCTGTCGTTCTCCAGGGCGGCGTACTCGCTTCATTGCAGCCAGTCGCGCGTGAGTGTGCATGTTTCGGAGCTCGAGAAGATAGTTGGACACAGACTCATCGATCGCTCTCGCCATCCCATTGAACTGACGGATGCTGGAGTGATCTTCCTCGACCACGCACGGAGGATTATCAGAGACATTGACGGCGCCGTCGCAGAGCTTGAACAGCTGAACGATACCGTCCGGGGACGATTCACCGTAGGTACCGTCCCTTCGATCTCCGCTATGTTCCTCCCTCATGTGCTCCGCAGGATGAAGGAGCTTCATCCCCTAGTTCGAGTCGATGTCACTGAGCGGACCACGGAGGAGCTTCTCGGCAACCTGCTGGATGGAACCGTTGACATTGCCATACGCTGTGACAGCTCGGTGTCGGCGAGTGAGGGTAGCTCCGTCGAACCTCTCTGGGGTGAGCCGATCGTCGCTGTCTTCCCGATCGATCATCTGATGGCCGGGACGACGGCGAGTGTCCGACCTGATGAGCTCAACAAATACGAGCTCGGGACGACGGGAGCCCCGGGGATCGGAATCGACACTGACATGCGGGCGCGTTTCGAGAGATGGGGCATTGAGGCCCCTCAAGCGAACTATTTCACCGAGCAGCCACAGACTCTGCTCAACATGGCGAAGGCCGGCATTCTCACGCCCGTCATCAACCTCTTGGCGTTCGAGTCGTGCAATAACGAGGGGCTGGTATATCGCGTGATCAACGACGAACTTGCCGCTAGGAGGGTCTTTCTCCAGTGGAATCCGGCACGCGCCTTCACACCTGCGGTTTCCGCGTTTATTGATGTCATGTACTCATTGCCGAAGCCCCATGGCACCGTACCCATCACCCACTCCGACCTCTAG
- a CDS encoding tripartite tricarboxylate transporter TctB family protein gives MADIVLAAICVGGGIAVIVYASGMKTLNTGQMGPGLFPSLIGWLFVVFGAVLLFQGIRGGVPKHEDEDVVVIDEDVAADEAGLVDASEGRSYAILDEAPARLLFNGMVVVGGIVAYLLLADTLGFIITLFLVLSSIMLSLREKVWRTAVFASVVTAVMYLGFEKGLLVQLPDGILGF, from the coding sequence GTGGCTGACATTGTCCTCGCCGCCATCTGTGTTGGAGGTGGCATCGCAGTGATCGTCTACGCCTCAGGGATGAAGACACTCAACACGGGTCAGATGGGGCCCGGCCTTTTCCCTTCCCTCATTGGCTGGCTGTTCGTCGTGTTCGGCGCTGTACTGCTATTCCAGGGGATCCGAGGAGGCGTGCCCAAACATGAGGACGAGGATGTCGTAGTCATCGACGAAGACGTTGCCGCAGACGAAGCTGGCTTGGTGGACGCGTCGGAGGGCCGCTCATACGCCATCCTCGACGAGGCTCCTGCTCGACTTCTATTCAACGGAATGGTGGTCGTCGGCGGTATCGTCGCCTATCTGCTTCTTGCCGACACACTCGGTTTCATCATCACTTTGTTCCTCGTTCTCTCGAGCATCATGCTGAGTCTGCGGGAGAAGGTCTGGCGCACAGCGGTCTTCGCCTCGGTCGTGACAGCAGTGATGTATCTCGGCTTCGAAAAGGGGCTGCTCGTGCAGCTCCCCGACGGAATCCTGGGGTTCTGA
- a CDS encoding ribose-5-phosphate isomerase, which translates to MGFRVVVAGDIAGVNYKDAIKADLEADPRVDEVIDAGVKQGEDVDYPHVAVNAARMIAEGKADRGIFICGTGMGVAMSANKVKGIRASTAHDSYSVERLVLSNNAQVLCLGERVIGKELARRLAKEFLNYEFDESSPSKAKVDAMCSYEED; encoded by the coding sequence ATGGGTTTTCGAGTTGTCGTCGCCGGTGATATCGCCGGTGTGAACTACAAGGATGCGATCAAGGCTGATCTCGAGGCGGACCCCCGTGTCGACGAAGTCATCGACGCCGGCGTCAAGCAGGGCGAGGACGTCGACTACCCGCACGTCGCGGTCAACGCAGCGCGCATGATCGCCGAGGGCAAGGCTGACCGCGGCATCTTCATCTGCGGCACCGGCATGGGTGTGGCGATGTCCGCCAACAAGGTCAAGGGCATCCGCGCCTCGACCGCGCACGACTCGTACTCGGTCGAGCGCCTCGTCCTGTCGAACAACGCACAGGTCCTGTGCCTGGGCGAACGCGTCATCGGCAAGGAGCTTGCCCGCAGGCTCGCGAAGGAGTTCCTCAACTACGAGTTCGACGAGTCCTCGCCCTCCAAGGCGAAGGTCGACGCGATGTGCTCCTACGAAGAGGACTGA
- a CDS encoding tripartite tricarboxylate transporter permease has product MMDSVLGALELVFSEPSNIVVVALAGIFGLVVGAIPGLTATLGAALLIPFTFFMDPVPAIGAIIAMAAMAIFAGDVPGALLRMPGTPSSAAYVEDAYALTKNGKGAIALGVSLIASVIGGLIGSIVLIFLAQVLGRFAMQFSSFEYFWVAVLGLTAAVIISRGTQVKGAIALLFGLLISTVGLDVTLGQPRFTFGMEELYRGIDFIPAMIGLFGLSEVLRNVTSRASKVQRIPRVETKGMVRESFSQVAKNKGKVAQGAGVGAAVGVLPGAGADIAAWISYAVAKNTSKKRGAYGRGSYEPIAGSASANNAALGSAFVPTLAFGIPGDTITAILIGVLVVKGVEPGPALFTGDTSTLFAIYIIFIIANLLLLPLGFALIKGATSILRIPRPVLMASIVAVSVVGAYAINNGYLEILIVLVFGILGVVFERFGIPLAPVVLGIVLGPIVERNFMSSVIKTNWDFTQFFNRPISAVLIVLTVLLLLFPLMSSTLARMRNGRGRQEDESNSLDADAGETGQSGDESVSLRTSGSPSHRSRDDSDSESIKTEDERPGQ; this is encoded by the coding sequence ATGATGGACAGCGTCCTCGGCGCTCTCGAACTCGTATTCTCAGAGCCCTCCAATATTGTCGTCGTAGCTCTTGCGGGCATATTCGGCCTAGTCGTTGGTGCAATACCGGGCTTGACGGCGACGCTCGGCGCGGCGCTCCTCATCCCGTTCACCTTCTTCATGGACCCGGTGCCTGCGATCGGTGCGATCATCGCTATGGCTGCCATGGCGATCTTCGCGGGCGACGTCCCGGGTGCTCTCCTGCGAATGCCGGGGACGCCATCCTCGGCGGCCTATGTGGAAGACGCGTATGCGTTGACGAAGAATGGCAAGGGTGCAATCGCACTGGGTGTTTCGCTCATCGCCTCCGTCATCGGCGGGCTCATCGGCTCGATTGTTCTCATCTTCCTTGCGCAGGTTCTTGGCCGCTTCGCCATGCAATTCTCGTCGTTCGAATACTTCTGGGTGGCGGTGCTCGGGCTCACTGCGGCCGTCATCATCTCGCGCGGCACACAAGTCAAAGGCGCGATCGCGCTCCTCTTCGGTCTCCTCATATCGACCGTCGGACTCGACGTCACTCTTGGCCAGCCACGATTCACGTTCGGGATGGAGGAGCTGTACCGCGGTATCGACTTCATTCCCGCAATGATCGGCCTCTTCGGCCTGTCGGAAGTCCTGCGAAATGTGACGTCGCGAGCCTCCAAAGTGCAGCGCATACCCCGGGTCGAGACAAAGGGAATGGTGCGGGAGTCCTTCTCCCAGGTTGCGAAGAACAAGGGCAAGGTCGCGCAGGGTGCTGGAGTCGGTGCGGCGGTGGGTGTACTGCCCGGCGCTGGCGCGGACATCGCGGCGTGGATTTCGTACGCGGTCGCGAAGAATACCTCTAAGAAGAGAGGTGCGTACGGAAGGGGCTCCTATGAGCCTATTGCGGGATCGGCGTCGGCCAACAACGCTGCTCTTGGCTCTGCCTTCGTTCCGACGCTTGCGTTCGGAATTCCAGGTGACACGATTACAGCGATTCTCATCGGCGTGCTCGTGGTTAAGGGCGTTGAACCTGGCCCCGCGCTCTTCACGGGGGACACCTCGACTCTGTTCGCGATCTACATAATCTTCATCATCGCGAATCTTCTCCTGCTTCCCCTCGGTTTCGCACTCATAAAAGGCGCGACCTCGATACTGCGCATCCCCCGCCCGGTTCTCATGGCATCAATCGTCGCTGTTTCGGTCGTCGGTGCCTATGCCATCAACAACGGCTACCTCGAAATTCTCATCGTCCTCGTCTTCGGCATTCTCGGTGTCGTCTTTGAGCGATTCGGAATACCACTCGCACCGGTTGTGCTCGGCATTGTCCTCGGCCCGATCGTCGAACGCAACTTCATGTCGTCGGTCATCAAGACGAATTGGGACTTCACCCAGTTCTTCAACCGGCCGATCTCCGCGGTTCTTATCGTGCTGACAGTTCTGCTCCTCCTTTTCCCACTCATGTCGAGCACGCTCGCCAGGATGCGGAATGGTCGCGGTCGCCAGGAGGATGAGTCCAACTCTCTCGACGCCGACGCTGGAGAGACTGGGCAGTCTGGGGACGAATCTGTCAGCCTTCGCACCTCCGGAAGCCCGAGCCATCGCTCTCGTGATGACTCTGATTCGGAATCCATTAAGACAGAGGACGAGAGGCCAGGGCAATGA